In Capsicum annuum cultivar UCD-10X-F1 chromosome 8, UCD10Xv1.1, whole genome shotgun sequence, the genomic window CCTCTATTAAATCAGTATATTCTGCATTTATTATTTTCGTAATTAGTATGGAAAAAATCAAAGTAGCAATTAAAAATGGAACAGACGAAGCAAGATTAGAGCTAAGAGATAAAACTAGTCATCGTTTAATACGAAACAAAATTAAACACAAATATTCTTAGTTAAATTCTATATTAAAGAAAAAGTGTGGAGAAACTTATACAAGTGAATGCCAGATGAAGGTCTTTGTTGCTTCTTAAAGTCGGGGGTATTTTTGTTCAATTAAATTTTTGCATGAAAAATGACTAAACTCAATTAGTTTTGAAACTGTGACTTaatttcccaaaaaaaaaataagtgaattttttCCTTTCGTGAAAATCATGAAAGGGTGAGCGGAACATTGATGTTAATACATTTGGGCCTCTACTCTATTCGAAGTATAAGTGTTCATAATATTTTTCTACGgggaaaattttagaaatagcaactctatagccttaattataacttttatagcaacagtttcataattacaaaaaatagtaaattgtatttgtatttaagtaaaatattgttatataaatacatatacaaatatatatgtattactcataaatacatatgcacaactgaaaaatgcatattcttctattactatgaagtaggtaaaatattgctacttttgttataagttgtaattttgaaaaattgttgttatttattgtaattatagtcttaaggatgctaatttttgtaatttttccttttctatatatagaagaggtggtttcgtcccctcatgtaattaccaaaaaatcacttacacttaattacataccatgccccaatatataatgattgcattgtttcatcataatagtttaaatatttaatatattctattaatttatattaattaactataactacgtattggaagtaaattttatttatttatttaattggctatcatgtttaaaactaatttgttaccacaaatcacaataattaataatttaaaatatttaaaagatatatagaaattttattgactctcattattttagcaatgccacataaattgagacaaaagaaaaagtactgcaaatcataataattaacaacttaaaatatttaaaaaatatataaaaatttaagttgactctcaaaattgtatcgaagcaacataaattgggacacaaggagtaaatatattattcgataattacgtaaaaattattacaaatcacaataattaacaagttaaaatacttttttaaaaatagataaaagttttattcaactctcaaaattttatcggtgcagcataaatcatgaaaaaataaaaaattatgttaattaattgcaactaaatatttaaagtaaatcaattttattattttaattgacttttatatagaaaattaaactttttatttatttatttattttagtaaatttaaattttaaaattattttttattatatataaatactaatatttaaacttaactttaagtttttaaattacaaaattaataaatttaatttaataaaataaatttctaatgaatattttcttagaatttgtgttggatCAATATgcatcaagttaaaaagaaataaagaaaaatatatagtaaaattttattattgtgaaagataaatataatgcactatccaataatatttagtaatatcatattttgcatatgcaaaatatagcatcccgtatttaattaatatacttctCCGGTaagttatcgatgattactattggatatgataaaattatattaatttttatagtaataacataatcaatcgctcttaattaattattatgagtcatctaggtattaagaaaataaataatatttaataaaaaataaaatagacataaaatgcgaaattaactcttgatattttaaattaaattgtcgtctttcaaacgatgattttactatatcaccccttattataagtcatttatttattagaaaattaagaataataaaatgatatgtcaacataaaatatttgactgactatcaaaattatattagtgctacataaattgagacgggacagaagaagatataaagcaacatatattatttgaaaatgaaataaaaagtactgttaacaaaaaaattaaaaagttgactgatttctgtttcagctgcttcaatcgtaattttaatgtatcacccgtaattaattattataagtcacttatgtattgaaaaattgataatattgaatccatgattttgctatatcacctataattaatttattataagttatttatgcattaaaaaataaataatatttaattaaaaaatataaaacaaatatttttgacatgtctgattaagttgcttcaatcgtgattttattatatcactcctaattagttattataagttatttatatcttaaaaattaataatatttaataaaagaattaaaatagacgtttatgatatgtctgcttcagctgcttcaaccatagttttactaaatatcacccctaattaattattataagtcatttaagtattaaaaaattaataatatttaataaaaataaaatagatataaaaatgaaaaattaactcttgatgtttcaaattaacttgacgtcATATATGAGGTCTACttaaatttttcacaagtatttttatagtaaattcgctatatcgcttctaattagttgttgtaagacatttatgcttcgctgcttcagtcgtgattttactatatcatccctaattagttattatggttatttaagcattgtgccacataagttgaaatagaaaaaatattataaatcactatgatcaaaaatttaaattgtttaaaaaatataattggctatcgtcgacacaaaactctgaaCAAGGAGAgtgcatatattattcaaaaattacataaaaggtattataaattacgATCGTAGaagaagagtattataaatcacaataattaaaaagttaaattatttttaaaatataattgactatcaatgccacaaaaatttagacaagaaaagtaacgtatcttaatttgaaaattacataaaaatattataaattacaatagttaacaacttaaattatctaattacatattaaaataacatatgttgaatccattctagattccggatgaatcctagaaaacatatgcaatccttttattaaattttttttttataaatataccaagattgaaaaataaataaatatcttaatgttacACCATGCTGATACGGATCATGCACCTCTAGTTTGTAAAATAAAAGGCAAAGTTAACACTAAGCTCAATAAAATGTTCCTTAAATAATACGTAACGCATAATTAGGTGAAATAAAGGACTACAAAATTAGAATGCTCATAGTGGGTCTGGTTGCTGTCGAAGCTAAACCTTAATTATCGAAAGACATCTAGTAAGTATAGGGACCTCTCTAGATTGGGAAAATGATACTCCTATTTGACAGAGAAAATATCTACTACAGGCCACTGATATTTGTCACCTCTATGGAATACGATTCGACTAATACCTAATATCTTCGGATAATGAAAGCCAAGTCACTTGTGCTCAACATGTTGCCACACCTCTGTCGTATTCTTCAAAAAAGCATTATTTTTGAATGATCTGATACGTATTCTATgtcatttttgaagagtctgagcaacgtGAAAGAGCGTGGCATTGAAGCCCTCCTGATTTTGTGATGCCAACTGCACTCACTGATGTTAAAATAAGAGCAGATCAATTTTACCagcaaaataaaattgaactacGGAGATAAATGGAAACTCAAGGATAATTAAATTTGAGAGGGAACTTGAGTCTGATAATAACTTGAAAAATCTTATACTCAAGACAGATTTTACTTATCCGGACATTACATCAATCGCCAATCGCAATGAAACTTGCTAAGACAACCAATCAATTGACCAAATGTTTCGAAAGTcttataagaagataattttttccTATGAAAAGGAAATGTCGAATGAGAACAATTCACCATCCACAATGCATGAAGAAATGGACCACATTCACTGGTGGAAGTTAATCACACTTGCCGTTGAGTCTCAAGGCAAATGCCTGTAAAGCCAAAAGAAGTGCTCTGAGTCTCTGCTTGGTTTCTTCATCTGTCAGCACACCGTTGCTGTCAAACTTCGGTGGTGACTCAAATGCATACACGAAAAGCTCAGGCTTGTTAATGAAATGAAGATCAAGGTAGACTCCTATCTGTCGGAGGTGATATTGTGATcgtcctccaccaaagccacctCCAGCACTCACAATTGCAGCTGCTTTATTAGCCCAAACATTTGGAGGTCGAGATGCCCAATCAATTGCATTTTTCAAGGGACCTGCCCAAGGAGAAGGAAATCATAGTCATCAGTATCAAGAATATaatcacaagaaataaaaatccatcaacaCTAATCCACCAACCTATGGCTACTCGCATATCCAAGGCCTAATCAACAAATGGGGTTTGGATCCAAACTAGGTGATCAAATACTCCGATTGCATTAAGATGCACAGGCTATGATCACCTCAAGTCTTGCAGTCACATCCATTAAAGTAACAGATAATAAGAGTCACAATGGTACAGCGCAAACTTGTCAAATCAAATGAGCCAAGTTAATCCACAAAAGCACATAAGAGAAGATATACCATCAATTCTCCAGAGTTAGAGCTAATTTTGATTCGAGGAACCTAGCAACCTATTCTAATTTTTGCCTAAATTTTGACTAACAGTAAGATTTTTAGAAAGAATAATCATTTTAAGGACTACTTTTAGTACTCACCATCTATAGTGAACTTTTTTACTGTTAATAGCTGTTGAGTCCTCTAAGGACTACTTCAATGAAGACAGTCTAGGCTGAGCAGTAATGTTTCGGTTTTCAATTTAAGCCAGATGTAACTTATAGCTTGGTGTTGATTTAACCAATAAACCGATTGATAAGTTGATAACCACCAAATCAACAGATATCTAAGCGGTTGGGCTAGCGGATTAATACATTTGAAAACTAATAAATCAAACCTTTAAACACAAATATCAAACCGATCCGCCCGATAAGCAGCCCTAGATTTTAGTGGAGCATCAATTAGATAACAAATGAAAAAGAGCCAGGAGGGGAAAATGGATACCAGTGACAGAGTAATTGTACTCTGGAGAAGCAAAAAGGTAACAATCAGCTTGTTCAATTTTCTTACGAAAAGCCTCGACTTCAGGTGGATAAGTTCCGTCCACCTCAAGATCAGTATTCAGAAACGGCAACGGCGAAATGTCCACGTACTCAATTTCCATTCCCTTAATAGAATCCTTGCATATCTCCATCGCTACGATCAACAATCACACAAACATCATTAGCAACTaacaagccaaaaaaaaaaaataaaaaaaaaaaaagaaatcagaaaaaaggaaaataagtataCCGGCATTGAGAAGACCACGATTGTAGGAACCTTTACGGAGGGAACCGCAGATCCCGGCGATTTTGATAACTGGTTGAGCTGCCATTGCCGCTGCTTGCATTTTCcctgtgttttttcttttttcaagttAGTTGTTTATTTTCAGCACAAATTTACACACTAAAATTGGGATAGCACTTGACCTGATGAATGAGCTGACGAATCAGTTCCCGTCGTTTGAAtatgttttcccttttttttggtaaaaataaaatatcagcTACCCTTCCAATTTGTTTgactgaaataaaaaagaaaattatttaaaatattactttctctgtttcattttatatgtcataatttaattgaataaaaattttaaaaaataataaaaaatttaataatttttatcaaactattttttattaaaaaatatactataattatttttaattaagtaaaATCTTACAAATggataaataaaagtaaaaataaaattatcattaaataaatacaagaaaatgtaattttttttttttaaacgaaaaaaaaaaatatgaccaCACAAAAATGAAACGAAAGGAGAGTCTATCGGGGTGTTAGATTGCTCATGTTCCTATCAAATATTCCTCCACGTTAGATCCTAGAGCAGCTAGCCTATTTATAAACATGATGTTTAAAAAAAAGTTTATCCATTAAGTTAAATTCTCCGTCAAAAAAGATGGATTGGACGCCTCTTCATTACCACTTTCTTCATTTTCCTCAAGCTCCTATCTTGATTGATGACATATGgcataattcaaattaaatagcTAAGATTTAATTATTCTAAAATATAACTCTAATTATAGTTTAGATAATAATTAcactatatatttaatttaaaaaattattgtaattcGACAATCATAGCAACATGTCCATAAATAaggcaacaattttttttttcttcctacCTTTTTTTCCTACGCAAgaatttcatcttttaatttctttatcaattgattttttttattatcaattttttttttaactttttgtttaacaattagctattttattttctttaaagtagtgaaataaaataggagaaataatCGGCTCTTTAGATTAGTTTTTTATCaccttttttgaaactttttcttaaaaattagatatttagTTTCTTTAAAATAGGTGAAACAAAATAGGGAGAGGATGAGAGAAATCTCTaatattctaaattaatttttttttgaaactttttctttaataattatctattttattttctttaaaataggtgaaataaaataggagaatttGTAGACTCtcctatttttaaataaaatagttaGTAATTATTAAAGAGAGAGTTTCCAAaatgcaataaaaaaattaatttaaatagaaattaaaagatgGACCAtgcatatgaaaaataatttaggaagAAAAGATTTTTTGTTGCTAAATTTATGGACAATATAATATGTTGCTAAAATtttgaaatcacaataattttttaaactaaatgtataatgtatttattatctaaatCATGGTTAGCGATTTACTTCAGAGAAATTAAACTTTACCCATTCAATTTGAACTATATCATATGTCACAAATAAGGATAGGAACTTGGGGGAAATGAAGAGAGTGAAAATGGAAAAGAGTCGAGTACAAAAAGGATATTGTGGTGGCTATAAATTCGCTTTCGCAAGTCTCTTAAACTAATATTTCCAGattcaaatgttatattttttaaatcttataatcttatattaaaattatgtaaaatatatcaaaatacctttttaatcttgaaattttaaatacatatttcaaactaaaataatatcaagaaaaagtcattttctaaaaaaaaaaaaaaaattgaagcagAGGacgcaatttttcttttttctcatcaATCATTGTTTCTTTTTGGGTAGCTGTCAATTTGCCAAAAAGTTTAAGTTGAAAAAGAGATTCCCaaacatttttaatattttaaacaaaCTATGATAGTGTTTTAACAAAATAGTATTGTAGTGGAGCATTTGATatagaataattaaaatagtacaaaataatgattagtttaaatttttaaaaagtgataaTCAAATTTCGGATTTAACCAATGTAAAGGTTATCTGTCATCCGCCACTTTGTTTGTCCAAAGTCCACCAAAAAAGTCAAGGCTATAGGCTGCTGCGTTCATTATTCTATTATAGTTGtagttttcaatttttcatatattgTTCGAGATCTTTTCAAAAGGCACAAATAATCCCATCGATTGAGCTGTTAATGGAATAAGCGCTGCTTTCAAACCACTACGCCGAGCTTGGTGGGTGTTGACCATTTTTTAACTGTTCATACAGTAGCTTAGGGCTACTGTCCATTTTTCTGAAGCATGAACGACTTTTTTATGTTTAGTGGTATGTATAAACGATCAAAATACATACATATTTGTACATAAGggattattttagttagtttctCTTCAGTCAAGTTATCGAGAAACTTTAAACCTTGAGAGAAGTCAATGTTGTTCAAAGTAAAACGTTTGATCAAATGGCATGCCATTAAAGAATATGTCATGACAGATGTTAAAAATAAAGTCCAATCAGTTGACGAATATTGGCTTTCAACAAGTTTGTAATCTGCTGTTTTTGGAACTAGAACTTAATTTGTAATAAAGAcgagaaaattaagaaaataaaaaacaacatgATACTGAATTAAAGAAATAGTAAGAATAAAGTCTATGATTAGAGGGCAGTCTCCTAGACAGTTG contains:
- the LOC107856819 gene encoding NAD(P)H:quinone oxidoreductase, whose amino-acid sequence is MQAAAMAAQPVIKIAGICGSLRKGSYNRGLLNAAMEICKDSIKGMEIEYVDISPLPFLNTDLEVDGTYPPEVEAFRKKIEQADCYLFASPEYNYSVTGPLKNAIDWASRPPNVWANKAAAIVSAGGGFGGGRSQYHLRQIGVYLDLHFINKPELFVYAFESPPKFDSNGVLTDEETKQRLRALLLALQAFALRLNGKCD